A genomic segment from Nodularia sphaerocarpa UHCC 0038 encodes:
- the ilvC gene encoding ketol-acid reductoisomerase, translated as MARMYYDEDANLDLLAGKTIAIIGYGSQGHAHALNLKDSGLNVIVGLYPGSKSAAKAEAAGLTVKSVGDAAKAADFIMILLPDEVQKTVYKEEIEPNLEEGNVVAFAHGFNIHFGQVVPPANVDVVMVAPKGPGHLVRRTYEQGQGVPALFAVYQNASGQARDRAMAYARGIGGTRAGILETTFREETETDLFGEQAVLCGGLSALIKAGFETLVEAGYQPELAYFECLHEVKLIVDLVVEGGLAEMRDSISNTAEYGDYTRGPRIVNDTTKAEMKKILSEIQSGQFAREFVLENQSGKPGFTAMRRQEAEHPIEEVGKDLRAMFSWLKKA; from the coding sequence ATGGCCCGGATGTATTATGACGAAGATGCCAATTTAGACCTTTTGGCTGGAAAAACAATTGCCATTATTGGCTATGGTTCCCAAGGTCATGCTCACGCCCTTAATCTAAAAGATAGTGGTTTGAACGTGATTGTGGGACTATATCCGGGTAGTAAGTCAGCAGCAAAAGCCGAAGCAGCTGGTTTAACTGTGAAATCTGTCGGCGATGCTGCGAAAGCTGCTGATTTCATCATGATATTATTACCTGATGAAGTCCAAAAGACAGTTTACAAAGAAGAAATTGAACCAAATCTAGAAGAAGGAAACGTTGTCGCCTTCGCCCACGGCTTTAATATTCACTTTGGACAAGTTGTACCACCAGCTAACGTAGACGTGGTAATGGTAGCACCCAAAGGCCCCGGACACTTGGTGCGTCGTACCTATGAACAAGGACAAGGCGTACCCGCGCTGTTTGCAGTTTATCAAAATGCTAGTGGTCAGGCACGCGATCGCGCAATGGCTTATGCTAGAGGTATTGGTGGGACACGCGCCGGTATACTCGAAACCACATTCCGCGAAGAAACCGAAACAGATTTATTTGGTGAACAAGCAGTATTGTGTGGTGGTTTAAGCGCCTTAATTAAAGCTGGATTTGAAACCTTAGTAGAAGCTGGATATCAACCAGAATTAGCTTACTTTGAATGTCTCCACGAAGTTAAATTGATTGTTGACTTAGTTGTAGAAGGCGGACTAGCCGAAATGCGTGATAGCATTTCAAACACAGCCGAGTATGGCGACTACACCCGTGGTCCCCGCATCGTCAACGACACAACCAAAGCTGAAATGAAGAAGATTCTCAGCGAAATTCAATCTGGACAATTTGCGCGGGAATTTGTCTTAGAAAATCAATCTGGTAAACCAGGATTTACCGCCATGCGTCGTCAAGAAGCCGAACATCCCATTGAAGAAGTCGGTAAAGACTTACGCGCCATGTTTAGCTGGTTAAAGAAAGCTTAA
- a CDS encoding SagB/ThcOx family dehydrogenase: MPEIRESIAQHYHERTKYDPETLASKSQGLDWAKQPVPFKEYKIGTTFDLKPYIQDTSETFANNPDAQWWQRLSRLLFRSYGLTARMPSMGSAVYLRAAPSAGGLYPAEVYLVSRGTPLLPPGLYNYQCRTHSLMHYWESDVWQTLQEACFWHPAVENTQLAIIITGVFYRSVWRYEDRAYRRIFLDTGHLLGNIELAAAMNDYRPHLIGGFVDEAINDLLYIDSQQEGAIAVLPLADLLDIRQNLPLGCTALPSACETNYPPIPDGELLKYFHCRTQIQPGVTGKLNLPRVKPEKILADKYNFPFCLKIPTDTTPISWGTKLSDLESTMYKRRSTRAYSGDDLSFDELKSLLDFTYQSQNYIDQGLDSSPDYFDLNLIETFIAVSGVKGLESGCYYYAPKAQELRQIRFKNFRRELHFLCLGQDLGRDAAAVLFHTADLKSAIAQYGDRVYRYLHTDAGHLGQRLNLAATNLGVGVSGIGGFFDDQVNEILGIPADEAVIYVTTLGRPR; encoded by the coding sequence ATGCCAGAAATACGCGAATCCATCGCTCAACACTACCACGAACGGACTAAATACGATCCTGAGACTCTAGCCTCCAAATCTCAGGGGTTAGACTGGGCTAAACAGCCAGTACCGTTCAAAGAGTACAAAATTGGGACAACTTTTGACCTCAAACCCTATATCCAGGATACATCAGAAACCTTTGCTAATAACCCAGATGCTCAATGGTGGCAGAGACTTTCACGGTTATTATTCCGCAGTTATGGACTAACGGCAAGAATGCCTTCAATGGGGAGTGCTGTATATTTACGCGCTGCGCCCAGTGCGGGGGGGTTATATCCGGCGGAAGTGTATCTAGTGTCCCGTGGTACGCCGTTATTACCGCCTGGATTATATAATTACCAATGTCGGACTCATTCCCTGATGCACTATTGGGAAAGTGATGTTTGGCAAACTTTGCAAGAAGCTTGTTTTTGGCATCCAGCCGTTGAAAATACCCAATTGGCAATTATCATTACTGGGGTTTTTTATCGTTCAGTATGGCGATATGAAGATAGAGCCTATCGCCGAATATTTTTAGATACGGGGCATCTGCTGGGCAATATAGAGCTAGCTGCGGCAATGAATGACTATCGCCCACACTTGATTGGTGGTTTTGTGGATGAAGCCATCAATGATTTACTTTATATAGATTCGCAACAAGAAGGTGCGATCGCTGTCCTGCCTCTGGCAGACTTATTAGATATCCGACAAAATTTACCACTGGGATGTACAGCTTTACCCTCAGCCTGCGAAACTAATTATCCGCCCATTCCCGATGGTGAACTGCTGAAATATTTTCATTGTCGTACCCAAATTCAACCAGGTGTCACTGGTAAGCTGAATTTACCAAGGGTGAAGCCAGAGAAAATATTGGCGGATAAATACAATTTTCCTTTCTGTCTGAAAATTCCCACAGATACCACGCCGATTTCCTGGGGAACAAAACTGTCAGATTTGGAAAGCACCATGTACAAGCGACGTTCTACCCGCGCCTACAGTGGTGATGATTTAAGCTTCGATGAACTCAAAAGCTTACTTGATTTCACCTATCAATCACAAAATTACATCGACCAAGGTTTAGATAGTTCTCCAGACTACTTTGACCTGAATTTAATTGAAACATTTATTGCTGTGAGTGGGGTAAAAGGTCTGGAGTCAGGCTGTTATTATTACGCACCTAAAGCCCAAGAATTACGACAAATTCGCTTTAAAAACTTTCGGCGTGAGTTACATTTTCTTTGCTTGGGGCAAGATTTAGGGAGAGATGCAGCCGCCGTGCTGTTCCATACAGCTGATCTTAAAAGTGCGATCGCACAATATGGCGATCGCGTTTACCGTTATTTACATACAGATGCGGGACATTTAGGACAAAGGTTGAACTTAGCCGCAACTAACCTGGGTGTAGGTGTCAGTGGTATCGGTGGCTTCTTCGACGACCAAGTAAATGAGATTTTAGGCATTCCCGCAGACGAAGCTGTGATATATGTGACAACACTGGGAAGACCAAGGTAA
- a CDS encoding aldo/keto reductase, with protein sequence METKQIGNTGVYVSAIGLGGMPMSIYDRPPESQSIAVIHRALDLGITFIDTADSYCKDESDKHHNERLIHQALTTYKGDISQVIVATKGGLMRPDGSWGRNGNPEHLRQTIRESFEIFGGDKPIDLWQYHSPDSNYTIEASLKPAKEAVEAGLIRFVGVSNFSVEQIKQARDVVDIVSVQNQYSPWERQPETDGVLQYCEQEKITFLPWSPFGGMRRHSNLPDFQAIAQIAQEKNVSLYCIVLAWLRSKSPCILPIPGASKVSSIEDTVRAVNVKLSDAEVQKIDQATS encoded by the coding sequence ATGGAAACCAAACAAATAGGAAATACAGGTGTATACGTAAGTGCAATCGGCTTAGGTGGAATGCCCATGTCAATATACGATCGCCCACCTGAATCCCAATCAATCGCAGTCATTCATCGCGCCTTAGATTTAGGCATTACATTTATTGACACTGCCGACTCTTACTGCAAAGATGAATCAGACAAACACCACAACGAGCGACTAATTCACCAAGCACTGACAACTTACAAAGGTGATATCAGTCAAGTAATAGTCGCCACCAAAGGCGGTTTAATGCGACCTGATGGTAGTTGGGGACGTAACGGCAACCCAGAACATTTACGCCAAACCATTCGCGAAAGCTTTGAAATTTTCGGAGGAGACAAACCCATTGATTTGTGGCAATACCATTCTCCAGATTCTAATTATACCATAGAAGCATCCCTGAAACCAGCCAAAGAAGCAGTAGAAGCCGGTTTAATTCGATTTGTCGGAGTTTCTAACTTTTCTGTAGAACAAATTAAACAAGCGCGGGATGTAGTCGATATTGTCTCTGTGCAGAATCAATACAGTCCTTGGGAAAGACAACCAGAAACCGATGGCGTGTTGCAATATTGTGAACAGGAAAAAATCACCTTTTTGCCTTGGAGTCCCTTTGGGGGAATGCGTCGCCATAGCAACTTGCCAGATTTTCAGGCGATCGCCCAAATAGCCCAAGAAAAAAACGTATCATTATACTGTATCGTCTTAGCATGGTTGCGTTCCAAATCCCCATGTATATTGCCCATTCCTGGCGCTAGCAAAGTTTCCAGCATCGAAGACACAGTGCGTGCTGTCAATGTGAAACTATCAGATGCAGAAGTGCAAAAAATAGATCAAGCCACTTCTTGA